Within Chelatococcus sp. HY11, the genomic segment GCAGGTGCTGGATGGCGACTGGTCGGGGCGTGACGCCCTTGGCGCCAGCTATCTCGCGGCCGGCGGCTATGCCATCGGGGCCGACGGGACGGCGCGGCCGGCGTCCGAGGCCTTCAGGGAGCGCGTGCGGACCGCCGACGCGCTGGTTCACGCCCGCGACGACGGCGAGCGCGACGCGCTCGACACCGAGGACGTGGCCGATTTCGTCGGCGGCTTCGCGGCGGCAGCCGAGGCGCTCGGCGCGAGCCCCGCGCTCATCCATCTCGACACCAGCCGGCCGGACGCGCCGCGCGCGCGCCTGATGGCCGAGGAAATCGCCCGCATCGCCCGCAGCCGCCTCGCCAATCCGCGCTGGATCGCGGGACAGCTGCGCCATGGCTATCGCGGCGTCGCCGAGCTCGCGCAGGGGGTCGATGCGCTCTATGCCTTCGCGGCGACCTCGAACGCGGTCGGCCATCGGCCCTTTGAGCTGGTCTTTGACGCCTATGTCGCCGACGAGGCCGTGTGGTCGGCCCTGTCGGCCGCCAATCCCGCCGCTGCCCGCGCCATCGCCGCGCGCTTCGCCGATGCCCTGAAGCGCGGTCTGTGGCAGCCTCGCCGCAATTCGGTCTACGGGCGGCTCGCGGCCGCCCTCGATGCGATGCCGGAGGCTGCGCAGTGAGCGCGGCGACCGCTGCCGATCGCCGGCGCGGCTGGTGCCCTGGGGCCCTGCGGCCGATGGCGACGGGTGATGGCCTGCTCGTGCGGCTGCGTCTCACCGCAGGGTATCTGCCGGCGGCGACCGCGCGGCTGATCGCCGATCTCGCCATGCGCCACGGCAACGGGCTGATCGACCTCAGCAGCCGCGCCAATCTGCAACTGCGCGGCGTGACCGAGACAAGCCTCGGTTCGCTGCAGTCGGAACTGGCGCAAGCCGGCCTCCTCGATGAGAGCCCCGCCCATGAAGCCGCGCGCAACGTGCTGGCGAGCCCGCTGTCGGATTGCGACCCGACGGCCTTGTGCGACGCGCGCGGGGCGGCGCGAGCGCTGGAAGCGGCGCTGATGGCTGCCGCTGATCCCTCCCCTCAAGGGGAGGGTGGCCTTGCCTTCGGCAAGGTCGGGTGGGGAAAAAGGGCGGCGGATGTCTGGTCCCCACCCGGCGCCTGCGGCGCCACCCTCACCTTGAGGGGAGGGATCGGCGCGCCACTGGCTCTGCCGCCCAAGTTCTCCTGGATCGTCGACGACGGCGGCGCGCTGGCGCTGGACGACATCGCAGCCGATGTCCGTTTTCGCGCTGTCATGCACGAAGGCGTGGTGCTCTGGGCGGTCGGCCTCGATACGCTGGCGGGCATCGACTGGATCGGCGCCTCACCGCTTTCAGCCTTGCCGGATATCGCCCGCGCGATCGGCCTCGCCTTTGTCGAGGCGATGGCGCGGAATCCCGGCTTGCGCCGCATGCGCCAGCTCGATGCGGCGGGGCGGCGAGAGTTCGTCTTGGCGCTCGTCATGGCGCTTGCGCCGTTGCAGGCGGCACCCCCTCACCCCGGCCCTCTCCCCGCCGGGGAGAGGGCCGGGGTGAGGGGTATTCCGACACCCGGAATGGCAACAGACCCAGCCGTTCTCACGCTCGCCCTACCGTTCGGGCGCATGGCCGCGCGGCAGCTCGCCCTTCTCGCGGAGCTTGTCGAGGAGGGCTGCGGGGCGCTGAGGCTCGGGCCGTGGCGGCAGGCCCACCTGCCGGGGATCGCCCAGGGCCGGGCGGCAGCGCTGATGGCCAGCGCCGAGGCGGCCGGGTTCATCACGGCGGCCGGTGATGCACGGCTCGCCATCGCCGCCTGTCCCGGCGCGCCCGCCTGTGGCAGTGGGGAGATGTCGGCCCAGGAGGACGCGGTCCGTATCGCCACGGCGGCTGAGGATTTGGCGGACGCCGGCCTCAGCCTCCATGTCTCCGGCTGCGCCAAGGGCTGCGCGGCGCAGGCGACGGGGCGCCGTCCGCCGGGGCTGACACTCGTCGGCAGCGATGGCCGCTACGAATTGGTGCGCGGCGGCGCGGCCCATGCTAGGCCCATCGTCGCGCTCGGCGCGGCTGAGGCGGCGGCGGGGCTCGCGCGCCTCGCCGCCCATTGCCGGGCGCGCGGCGGCGCAGCCGCGCTGGCGGCGCTGGGCGACAGGGAATTGGCAGGGATGTTCGTGGCGTCTGATGGTTGAGGCAAGGAATTCCGATCGCGACTACATTCGCGAGGGTGACGAGATCTACCGGCGATCCTTCGCCATCATCCGCTCCGAGGCGCGGCTTGCGCGCTTCTCGCCGGTGGAAGAGCGGGTCGCCGTGCGCATCATCCACGCCTCGGGCATGGTCGAGGTGGCCGACGACATCGCCATGACGCCGGATTTCGCCGAGACCGCGCGATCGGCGCTCCGCGCCGGCGCGCCCATCCTCTGCGACTCCAAGATGGTCGCGAACGGCATCACCCGCGCGCGCCTGCCGGCGGACAATGCGGTGATCTGCACGCTCGACGATCCCTCCGTGCCGGGTCTCGTGCGCGAGATCGGCAATACGCGCAGCGCCGCGGCGCTCGAATTGTGGCGTCCGCATCTCGATGGCGCCGTCGCCGTCTTCGGCAATGCGCCGACCGCCGTGTTCCGCCTGCTCGAGATGCTGGATGCGGGAGCTCCCAAGCCTGCCGCCGTCATCGGCCTCCCCGTCGGCTTCGTCGGCGCGGCCGAGTCCAAGGAGGCGCTGATGGCCGATGGCCGCGTGCCGGCGCTCATCGTGAAAGGGCGCAAGGGCGGCAGCGCCATGGCGGCGGCGGCCGTGAACGCGCTGGCGAGGGACGCCGAGTGAGCCTTCCCCCCATCAAGCCCGGCACGCTCTATGGCGTGGGTCTCGGCCCCGGCGAGCCCGACTACATGACCGTGCGCGCGACACGCGTGATCGCGAACGCGGACATCATCGCTTTCTTCGCCAAGCGCGGGCGCTCCGGCCATGCGCGCACCATCGCCGGCGGGCTGATCGAGGCAGGCCGGCGCGAGATGCCGCTGATCTATCCCATGACCACTGAGATGCCGGCGGATTCGGCTGAATACCGCGCGAGCCTCGCGGCCTTCTATGAGGAGAGTGTCGCGGCGATCTCCGCCGAGCTCGCCGCCGGGGCGAGCGTTGCCGTGCTCTGCGAGGGCGACCCCTTCTTCTACGGGTCCTTCATGCATCTCTGGCGGCGGCTCTACGGCCGCTGGCCGCTCGAGGTGGTGCCGGGAGTCACCGGCATGTCGGGCGCCTGGACTCGGGCGGCCGCGCCGATCACCTGGGGGGACGACGTCCTGACGGTGCTCCCCGCGACTTTGCCCGAGGAGGCGCTGACCCGGCGCCTTTCCGAGACGGACGCGGCCGTCATCATGAAGCTCGGGCGGCATCTGCCGAAGGTGCGGCGGGCGCTTGAGGGAGCCGGCATCGCCGGCCGCGCCATCTATATCGAGCGCGGCACCATGGCGGACGAGCGCATCATGCCGCTCGGCGCGATGACCGACGCCGATGCGCCCTATTTCGCCATGGTGATCGTGCCGGGCGAGGGCAGGCGGCCATGATCGGGGCTGTGACATCGGAGAAGACAGGGGAGAAGGCAGAGGATAGGGCTGGCGACGAGGCCGGCTGGCTCGTGGTGGTGGGCCTTGGCCCGGGGCCTGACCGCTGGCTGACCCCGGCCGCTTCCGCCGTGCTCGACGCCGCGACCGATATCATCGGCTATGGCCCCTACACGGCGCGTTTGCCGGCGAGGGCGGGATGCGAGGTGCATGCCAGCGACAACCGCGTCGAGATCGAGCGCGCGCGCCACGCGCTGGAGCTCGCGAGCGCCGGGCATCGGGTCGCGGTGGTGTCGGGCGGGGACCCCGGCGTCTTTGCCATGGCGGCCGCCGTGTTCGAGGCTGTCGAGCATGGCCCGGGGGCGTGGCGCGCGCTCGATATCCGCGTCGAGCCGGGCGTGACGGCCATGCTGGCGGCGGCCGCCCGCGTCGGCGCGCCGCTCGGGCATGATTTCGCGGCGATCTCACTCTCCGATAATCTGAAGCCCTGGGAGATCATCTTGCGCCGCCTGCGGCTGGCGGCAGAGGCCGATCTCGTCATCGCCCTCTACAATCCCGTCTCCCGCGCGCGGCCGGACAAGCTGCGCGAAGCCTTCGCGGCTCTCGGCGCCATCCGCGCGCCGGAAACGCCTGTCATCATGGCCCGCGCGGTGGGACGTCCGGACGAGCGCATTGCGCTGACGACGCTTGGCGAGGCGCCGGGCATCGAGGCCGATATGGCGACCGTCGTGATCATCGGCTCCTCGGAAACCCGCCTCATCGCGCGCTCCGGCACGCCCTTCGTCTATACGCCGCGCAGCTATGGAGCCGCGCGGTGAGACGGCGAGGCCAGCTTCTTCGCCCGGGCCAATTTCTCGACCCAGGCCAAGGCTTCGCTTGGCTCGTGGAATGTCGGGACGTCGGGCTCGGGCGGCCGCGCGACCATCACGACGGGCAGACCGAGATTGCGAGCCGCCTTGAGCTTGGCGGCGGTCGCCGCGCCGCCGGCATTCTTGGTGACGAGCACGTCGATGGCATGGGCGTGCATCAGCGCTTCCTCATCCGCCAAAGCGAAGGGGCCGCGCGCCGTTATGAATGTCGCCTGCGGGGCGGTGAAGCCATCCGGCGCGTCGATGCTGCGCACGACATAGTGATGTTGCGGCGCGCCGTTGAAGGGCGCGAGCTCCTGCCGCCCGATGGTGAGGAAGACGCGGCGTGGCGTCGAGCCGAGCGCCGCCACGGCGGCTGCCATGTCGGGCACCACCTGCCAGCGATCTCCGGGTTCGGGCATCCAGGCCGGGCGGGTGAGGCGTGCGAGGGGAACGTCCCCAATGGCGCAGGCGCTCGCCGCATGGGCGGAGATCCGCGCCGCGAAGGGATGGGTCGCGTCGATGACCGCATCGATGCTGTTCGTGGCGAGATAGGTGGCGAGCCCCGCCACGCCGCCGAAGCCGCCGACACGGAGCGGGATCGGCGCCGGAGCATGCTCCCGGGTTCGACCGGCGAGCGACAGCACCGGCGCGATCTCAGCATTGTCCGCGACGAGAGCGGCAAGTCGGCTCGCCTCGGTCGTTCCGCCAAGGATCAGAAGGCTGAGCGCCACGGTGGGGCGCGGCGTTATGGGGGAGCTTGAGGCCATGTCCGGTCGCGATATCCTTTCATCCCGCGATATCCCTTCTTCCACGGTCGTGTCGAGAGCATCCTCGGCAACGCCCTGGCTTGCCATCGTGGGCCTCGGCGAAGATGGGATCGACGGCCTCAACGCCACCGCGCGCCGCCTGATCGCGGGCGCCGGCCTCGTGGTGGGCGGGCAACGTCATCTCGCGCTCGCTGGCGCGCTCGTCAAGGGCGAGACGCTCGTCTGGCCGAGCCCGATCCATGATGCCTTTCCCGCGATCCTCGCGCGGCGCGGCACGCCGGTCTGCGTGCTCGCGAGCGGTGACCCCTTCTGCTACGGCATCGGCAGCGTGCTCGCCCAGCATGTGCCGGCGGCGGAATGGGAGGTAGTGGCGCAGCCGTCAGCCTTCAGCCTCGCGGCCGCGCGCCTCGGCTGGGCTCTGCAGGACGTGGCCACCATCAGCCTGCATGGCCGGCCGCTGGCGCGCATCAGGCCGCTGCTGCAGCCGGGCGCGCGCATTCTGGCGCTGGCCTGGGACGGCACGACGCCGGGGAAGCTCGCGGCCATGCTCGCGGAACATGGCTTCGGCGCCTCGCGCATCACCACGCTCGAATGCCTGGGCGGCCCGCGCGCGCGGGTGCGCGCGTCGACAGCGGCCGATTACGACAGCGGTGATTGCGATCCCCTCGTCACCATCGCGCTGGAGGTGGCGGCGTTACCCGGAGCGCGCGTCCTGCCGCTGGCCGCCGGCCTCGACGACGATCTCTTCGCCCATGACGGGCAGATCACCAAGCGCGAGATCCGCGCGCTGGCGTTGTCCGCGCTCGCGCCGCGCCAGGGTGAACTCCTGTGGGATGTCGGCGCGGGGTCCGGCTCCGTCGGCATCGAATGGATGCTGCGCCATCCCTCGCTCCGCGCCATCGCCATCGAGGCCAGGGCGGAGCGCGTTGCCCGCATCCGTGCGAATGCCGAGAGCCTCGGCGTGCCGGATCTCGCCGTGATGGAAGGCATGGCGCCGGAAGCGCTCGCCGGCCTGCCGCCGCCGGCAGCGATCTTCATCGGCGGCGGGGCGAGCCGTCCCGGCGTCATTGAGGCCTGCTGGGACGCGCTGGCGGAAGGGGGGCGGTTCGTCGTCCACGCGGTGACGCTGGAGACCGAGGCGGTCTTGACCGCCGCCCGGGCCCGCCACGGCGGGGATCTGACGCGCTGTTCGCTGGAGCGGGCGGAGCCCATCGGCCGGTTTCATGGCTGGCGGGCGGCGATGCCAGTGGTGCAATGGCGTGTGGTGAAGGGGATGACGCCGTGAGAAACGTGGTGGCCGGCTTCGGCTTTCGCCAGCGCGCGACGATCGCCGATTTCCATGCCGCGCTCGATGCGGCCCTGACCGACGCTGACGTCGCGCCGGACGCGGTCGCGGAGATCGCCATCCCCCGCGTCAAGCGCAGCGCCATTGTCGAGGCTTTCGCGCAGCGGCGGGGGCTGATGCTGGTGTCGCTGTCGGAGATGGACCTGCATGCCGCCGGTGACCGCTGCCTCACCCAGTCGGCGCGTTCGGTCGGCGCGCTTGGCGTGCCGAGCGTCGCGGAAGCCGCCGCCCTTGCTGCGGCGGGGGAGGGCGCGCGACTAATCCGGCCGCGCATCAAGACCGCCGCCGTCACCTGCGCGCTGGCGCGCCGCGTACAACCATGAGGATGAGGCTGTGACCGTCCATTTCATCGGCGCCGGGCCCGGCGCGCCCGATCTCATCACGGTGCGTGGACGTGATCTCGTGGCCCGTTGCCCGGTCTGCCTCTACGCCGGCTCGCTGGTGCCGCGCGAGGTGTTGACCTGGTGCCCGCCCGGCGCGCGGATCGTCGATACCGCGCCGCTGTCGCTCGACCAGATCATCGCGACGATCGCGGACGCGCATGCGGCGGGGGAGGACATCGCCCGCCTGCATTCGGGCGATCTGTCCATCTGGAGCGCCATGGGCGAGCAATTGCGCCGGCTGCGGCAGCTGGACATTCCCTATACGGTTACACCCGGCGTGCCGGCTTTCGCCGCCTCGGCGGCGGCGCTCGGTCAGGAACTGACGCTGCCGGGCGTTGCGCAATCGGTGGTACTGACGCGCACCTCGGGACGCGCCACCGCCATGCCGGAGACGGAGACGCTGGCGGCCTTCGCCGCCACGGGCGCGACGCTCGCCATCCACCTCTCGATCCATGTTCTCGACAAGGTCGTGGCCGAACTCACGCCTCACTACGGGGAGGACTGCCCCGTGGCTGTCGTGGCGCGGGCGAGCTGGCCGGAGGAGCGCATCCTGCGCGGCACGCTCGCGACCATTGCCGGCCTCCTCGCCGCCGATCCTGTCGAACGCACGGCAACGATCTTCGTCGGGCCCGTGCTCGGCACGGAGGATTTC encodes:
- a CDS encoding nitrite reductase; translated protein: MSAATAADRRRGWCPGALRPMATGDGLLVRLRLTAGYLPAATARLIADLAMRHGNGLIDLSSRANLQLRGVTETSLGSLQSELAQAGLLDESPAHEAARNVLASPLSDCDPTALCDARGAARALEAALMAAADPSPQGEGGLAFGKVGWGKRAADVWSPPGACGATLTLRGGIGAPLALPPKFSWIVDDGGALALDDIAADVRFRAVMHEGVVLWAVGLDTLAGIDWIGASPLSALPDIARAIGLAFVEAMARNPGLRRMRQLDAAGRREFVLALVMALAPLQAAPPHPGPLPAGERAGVRGIPTPGMATDPAVLTLALPFGRMAARQLALLAELVEEGCGALRLGPWRQAHLPGIAQGRAAALMASAEAAGFITAAGDARLAIAACPGAPACGSGEMSAQEDAVRIATAAEDLADAGLSLHVSGCAKGCAAQATGRRPPGLTLVGSDGRYELVRGGAAHARPIVALGAAEAAAGLARLAAHCRARGGAAALAALGDRELAGMFVASDG
- a CDS encoding precorrin-8X methylmutase, which translates into the protein MVEARNSDRDYIREGDEIYRRSFAIIRSEARLARFSPVEERVAVRIIHASGMVEVADDIAMTPDFAETARSALRAGAPILCDSKMVANGITRARLPADNAVICTLDDPSVPGLVREIGNTRSAAALELWRPHLDGAVAVFGNAPTAVFRLLEMLDAGAPKPAAVIGLPVGFVGAAESKEALMADGRVPALIVKGRKGGSAMAAAAVNALARDAE
- a CDS encoding precorrin-2 C(20)-methyltransferase; the protein is MSLPPIKPGTLYGVGLGPGEPDYMTVRATRVIANADIIAFFAKRGRSGHARTIAGGLIEAGRREMPLIYPMTTEMPADSAEYRASLAAFYEESVAAISAELAAGASVAVLCEGDPFFYGSFMHLWRRLYGRWPLEVVPGVTGMSGAWTRAAAPITWGDDVLTVLPATLPEEALTRRLSETDAAVIMKLGRHLPKVRRALEGAGIAGRAIYIERGTMADERIMPLGAMTDADAPYFAMVIVPGEGRRP
- the cobJ gene encoding precorrin-3B C(17)-methyltransferase, translated to MIGAVTSEKTGEKAEDRAGDEAGWLVVVGLGPGPDRWLTPAASAVLDAATDIIGYGPYTARLPARAGCEVHASDNRVEIERARHALELASAGHRVAVVSGGDPGVFAMAAAVFEAVEHGPGAWRALDIRVEPGVTAMLAAAARVGAPLGHDFAAISLSDNLKPWEIILRRLRLAAEADLVIALYNPVSRARPDKLREAFAALGAIRAPETPVIMARAVGRPDERIALTTLGEAPGIEADMATVVIIGSSETRLIARSGTPFVYTPRSYGAAR
- a CDS encoding cobalt-precorrin-6A reductase, whose translation is MASSSPITPRPTVALSLLILGGTTEASRLAALVADNAEIAPVLSLAGRTREHAPAPIPLRVGGFGGVAGLATYLATNSIDAVIDATHPFAARISAHAASACAIGDVPLARLTRPAWMPEPGDRWQVVPDMAAAVAALGSTPRRVFLTIGRQELAPFNGAPQHHYVVRSIDAPDGFTAPQATFITARGPFALADEEALMHAHAIDVLVTKNAGGAATAAKLKAARNLGLPVVMVARPPEPDVPTFHEPSEALAWVEKLARAKKLASPSHRAAP
- the cbiE gene encoding precorrin-6y C5,15-methyltransferase (decarboxylating) subunit CbiE; translated protein: MSGRDILSSRDIPSSTVVSRASSATPWLAIVGLGEDGIDGLNATARRLIAGAGLVVGGQRHLALAGALVKGETLVWPSPIHDAFPAILARRGTPVCVLASGDPFCYGIGSVLAQHVPAAEWEVVAQPSAFSLAAARLGWALQDVATISLHGRPLARIRPLLQPGARILALAWDGTTPGKLAAMLAEHGFGASRITTLECLGGPRARVRASTAADYDSGDCDPLVTIALEVAALPGARVLPLAAGLDDDLFAHDGQITKREIRALALSALAPRQGELLWDVGAGSGSVGIEWMLRHPSLRAIAIEARAERVARIRANAESLGVPDLAVMEGMAPEALAGLPPPAAIFIGGGASRPGVIEACWDALAEGGRFVVHAVTLETEAVLTAARARHGGDLTRCSLERAEPIGRFHGWRAAMPVVQWRVVKGMTP
- a CDS encoding cobalamin biosynthesis protein; protein product: MRNVVAGFGFRQRATIADFHAALDAALTDADVAPDAVAEIAIPRVKRSAIVEAFAQRRGLMLVSLSEMDLHAAGDRCLTQSARSVGALGVPSVAEAAALAAAGEGARLIRPRIKTAAVTCALARRVQP
- the cobM gene encoding precorrin-4 C(11)-methyltransferase; translated protein: MTVHFIGAGPGAPDLITVRGRDLVARCPVCLYAGSLVPREVLTWCPPGARIVDTAPLSLDQIIATIADAHAAGEDIARLHSGDLSIWSAMGEQLRRLRQLDIPYTVTPGVPAFAASAAALGQELTLPGVAQSVVLTRTSGRATAMPETETLAAFAATGATLAIHLSIHVLDKVVAELTPHYGEDCPVAVVARASWPEERILRGTLATIAGLLAADPVERTATIFVGPVLGTEDFRESALYGAHYVRRFRGAGE